TTAACCAATTACTTAACAGTAACTTTTGCACCAGCTTCTTCCAGTTTTTTCTTAGTGTCTTCAGCGTCTTCTTTAGGTACACCTTCTTTAAGAGCTTTAGGTGTCGATTCAACCATTTCTTTAGCTTCTTTTAGACCCAAGCCAGTGATGGTACGAACAACTTTAAGAATGGCAATTTTCTTATCTTTGGGTACTTCTTCAAGAACTACATCAAATTCA
Above is a genomic segment from Coleofasciculaceae cyanobacterium containing:
- the rplL gene encoding 50S ribosomal protein L7/L12, producing MSAATDEILEKLKTLSLLEASELVSQIEETFGVSAAATAGVAMAAPAAAAEAEEEKTEFDVVLEEVPKDKKIAILKVVRTITGLGLKEAKEMVESTPKALKEGVPKEDAEDTKKKLEEAGAKVTVK